One stretch of Bombina bombina isolate aBomBom1 chromosome 7, aBomBom1.pri, whole genome shotgun sequence DNA includes these proteins:
- the LOC128667218 gene encoding E3 ubiquitin/ISG15 ligase TRIM25-like: protein MATADLREELTCPICLSLYTDPVNLSCGHNFCLGCIESVLGTQEGSGVYSCPECRETFTKKPKLQRNIALYNVVKHLQITQPEQKDTGVLCTYCVHSPVPAAKSCLLCEASLCDTHLRVHSKSEEHVLTEPTTSWGNRKCSKHKKVLLYYCTEDAACICVSCSLAGDHRGHQVELLNEASEKKKKKLRNVLQKLTTKREKTEKRVQSLQEHRRGVQEKAAGVTERLTALIRDIRKQLEDLEKRVLSDITRQQEQVLLTISDLIQQLEKEKDELTRKMSHIEELCNMTDPLTVLQEQESHRDDFCGAEKGDNEVTQRGDKQVPAGGDLEEDLISVTLYRGLADIVSDVKRESYMQVTSDLLLDINTAHNNVIVSGDLKTASWSDINQQRPETPERFTDVPQVLSTRSFSSGRHYWEVQISKSGRWRVGVCYTSMGRRGDQSVIGNNNKCWCLRGYNKHLYMIHNTIDTSLCPPLSCDTVGILLDYEAGRLTFYELCDPIRHLHTVTVTFTEPLHAAFGVWYNGACVRILP, encoded by the coding sequence ATGGCGACTGCTGATCTGAGAGAGGAGCTAACCTGCCCCATCTGCCTGAGCCTTTATACAGATCCTGTAAATCTCAGCTGTGGCCATAACTTCTGCCTGGGCTGTATTGAGAGTGTGCTGGGTACCCAGGAGGGGTCTGGGGTTTATTCCTGTCCTGAGTGCAGAGAAACTTTTACTAAGAAACCTAAACTGCAGAGGAACATAGCGCTGTATAATGTAGTGAAGCATTTACAGATTACTCAGCCAGAGCAAAAAGACACTGGGGTCCTCTGCACTTACTGTGTTCACTCTCCTGTACCTGCTGCTAAATCATGTCTGCTGTGTGAGGCTTCTCTGTGTGATACCCACCTGAGGGTACACAGCAAGTCTGAGGAACACGTCTTAACTGAACCcaccacttcctggggtaacagaaaatgctccaaacACAAGAAGGTCCTGTTATactactgcactgaggatgctgcctgtatctgtgtgtcctgctccctagCCGGAGatcacaggggacaccaggtggagctgctgaatgaggcttctgagaagaagaaaaagaaactgagaaatgttctgcagaaactgaccacaaagagagagaagactgagaaaagagtccagagtctgcaggagcacaggagaggggtgcaagagaaagcagctggtgtaacagagcgactcactgccctgattagggacatcaggaaacagctggaagacctagagaagcgagtcctgagtgacatcacccggcagcaggagcaggttttactcacaatctctgatctgatccagcagctggaaaaagagaaggACGAACTGACCAGGAAGAtgagtcacattgaggagctgtgcaacatgactgacccattaactgtcctacaagaacaggaatcacacagagatgacttTTGTGGTGCTGAGAAGGGAGATAATGAGGTCACACAGAGAGGTGATAAACAGGTCCCTGCTGGGGGGGATTTAGAAGAGGATCTGATCTCAGTGACCTTATACAGAGGTTTAGCTGATATTGTGAGTGATGTAAAGAGAGAGAGCTATATGCAGGTGACATCAGACTTATTACTGGATATAAACACAGCTCATAATAATGTTATTGTATCAGGTGACCTGAAAACTGCATCCTGGTCAGATATAAACCAGCAGCGACCAgaaacaccagagagatttacagaTGTTCCTCAGGTATTAAGCACCAGGAGCTTTTCCTCAGGACGACATTACTGGGAAGTGCAGATCAGTAAATCAGGGCGCTGGCGTGTAGGGGTTTGTTATACCAGTATGGGAAGGAGAGGAGATCAGTCTGTGATAGGAAATAATAACAAGTGCTGGTGTTTGAGGGGTTATAATAAACATCTTTACATGATACATAACACAATAGACACCTCATTAtgcccccctctatcatgtgacacagTAGGAATACTGCTGGACTATGAGGCTGGGCGTCTGACCTTTTATGAGCTGTGTGACCCGATCAGACACTTACACACCGTCACTGTCACCTTCACTGAGCCTCTTCATGCTGCATTCGGTGTATGGTataatggtgcctgtgtgagaatcctgccctag